In Sphingomonas sp. JUb134, the sequence AACGTGAAGGTCAAGGTACAGACCCTCGACGCCGCCGAGAGCGGCGACATCGAGCTGAAGGACGAGGTGTTCGGCGTCGAGCCGCGTGCCGACATCCTGCACCGCGTCGTGACGTGGCAGCTAGAAAAGCGCCGCGGCACCGCCCGTGGCACCCGCGAGCGTGCGGACGTCGCACGCACCGGCAAGAAGCTCGGTCGCCAGAAGGGCGGCGGCGTCGCCCGTCACGGCGATCGTCGCGCTCCGATCTTCGTCGGCGGCGGTAAGGCACACGGTGCTCGTGTTCGCGACTTCAATCCGTCGCTGAACAAGAAGATCCGCGCGCTGGGCCTGCGCATGGCGCTGTCGAGCCACGCCAAGGCGGGTTCGCTGATCGTCGTCGACGGCCTCACGGTCGAGGACGGCAAGACCAAGGCGCTGACCGGCAACCTGTCGAAGCTGGGCTTCGGCAAGACCGCGCTGGTGATCGACGGCGACGCCGTCGAGACGAGCTTCGCGCTCGCTGCTCGCAACCTGCGGGCCGTGAACGTGCTGCCGGCCGGTGGTGCCAACGTCTACGACATCCTGAAGCATGACACGCTGGTGCTCACCCGCGCCGCTGTCGAAAAGCTGGAGGCGCGCTTCCATGGCTAAGGCAAGCAAGGCGGTCGACGTCCGCCACTACGACGTGGTGCTCGCGCCCCACATCACCGAGAAGTCTACCCTGGTGTCGGAGCAGAACGCAGTCGTGTTCAAGGTGGCGAAGACCGCCTCCAAGCCCGAGATCAAGGCGGCGGTCGAAGCGCTGTTCGACGTAAAGGTCACCGGCGTGAACACGATCGTCGTCAAGGGCAAGACCAAGCGCTGGAAGGGCGAAGCCTACAAGCGCACGGACATCAAGAAGGCGATCGTTACCCTGGCCGAAGGTCAGTCGATCGACGTAACGCAGGGGACCATGGCGTAATGGCACTCAAGCATTACAACCCGACCTCGCCGGCACGGCGCGGCCTGGTCCTCGTCGACCGTTCGGGTCTGTTCAAGGGGCGCCCCGTAAAGGCGCTGACCGAGGGCAAGACCAAGACGGGCGGCCGCAACAACAAGGGTCACGTGACCTCGCGCGGCATCGCCGGCGGCCACAAGCAGCGCTATCGCATCGTCGATTTCAAGCGTCGCCTGTGGGACGTCGAGGGCACCGTCGAGCGGATCGAGTACGATCCCAACCGCACGGCCTTCATCGCGCTCGTCAACTATGGCGAGATCGACGGCAAGCAGAGCCTGGCCTACATCATCGCCCCGCAGCGTCTGGGCGTTGGTGACAAGGTGATCGCCGGTCGCAAGACCGACGTGAAGCCGGGCAACGCGATGGAGCTGGGCCAGGTGCCCGTCGGCACCATCGTCCACAACGTCGAGATGAAGCCTGCCAAGGGCGGTCAGATCGCACGTTCGGCCGGCACCTATGTGCAGGTCGTGGGCCGCGACAAGGGCATGGTCATCGTTCGCCTGAACTCGGGCGAGCAGCGCTACATCCGTGCAGAGTGCATGGCGACGGTGGGTGCGGTTTCGAACCCGGACAACCAGAACCAGAACCTCGGCAAGGCTGGCCGCACCCGTTGGCTGGGCAAGCGCCCGCTGACCCGCGGCGTTGCCAAGAACCCGGTCGACCACCCGCACGGCGGTGGTGAAGGCCGGACCTCGGGCGGCCGTCATCCGGTCACCCCGTGGGGCAAGCCGACGAAGGGTGCGCGCACTCGTCACAACAAGGCGACCGACAAGATGATCATCCGGTCGCGTCACGCGAAGAAGAAGGGCTGATAGATGGCTCGTTCTGTTTGGAAGGGCCCGTTCGTCGAACTGAGCCTGCTGAAGAAGGCGGAGGCCGCTCAGGAAGCCGGTACGCGCGCTGGTCCGATCAAGACCTGGTCGCGTCGTTCGACGATCCTGCCGCAGTTCGTCGGCCTGACGTTCAACGTGTACAACGGTCGCAAGTTCGTGCCGGTGTCGGTCAACGAAGAGATGGTGGGCATGAAGCTCGGCGAGTTCGCTCCCACCCGCTTCTTCCCCGGCCACGCCGCCGACAAGAAGGGTAAGCGCTGATGAGCAAGCAGGCAGCCCCTCGCCGCGTGGGCGAGAAGGAAGCACTGGCAGTCGCCACGCAGGTGCGTGGCTCGGCCCAGAAGCTGAACCTCGTCGCCGGCCTCATCCGCAACCGCTCTGCCGGTGAAGCGATGAACATCCTCGCCTTCTCGAAGAAGGCGATGGCCGTGGACGTCCGCAAGTGCCTCGCTTCGGCGATCGCCAACGCGGAGAACAACCACAACCTCGACGTCGACGCTCTCGTCGTGAAGGAGGCTTCGGTCGGCAAGTCGATCACCATGAAGCGGTTCGCTACCCGCGGCCGTGGTAAGTCGACCCGCATCCTGAAGCCGTTCAGCCGCGTGCGCATCGTCGTTGCCGAGGTGGAGGAAGCGTAATGGGTCAGAAGTCGAACCCCATCGGTCTGCGTCTGCAGATCAACCGCACCTGGGACAGCCGCTGGTTCGCGGAAGGCCATGACTATGGCCGTCTGCTGCTGGAGGATCTCAAGATCCGCAAGTACATCACCGAGACGCTGCCGCAGGCCGCGATCTCGAAGGTGGTGATCGAGCGCCCGGCCAAGCTGTGCCGCGTGTCGATCTATGCGGCCCGTCCGGGCGTGATCATCGGCAAGAAGGGCGCCGACATCGAGAAGCTTCGCAAGAAGCTCGCTGCGATGACCTCGTCCGACGTGTCGCTGAACATCGTCGAGATCCGCAAGCCCGAGATCGACTCCAAGCTGGTGGCACAGGGTGTCGCGGACCAGCTCGAGCGTCGCATCGCCTTCCGTCGCGCCATGAAGCGCGCGGTGCAGTCGGCGCTTCGTCTGGGCGCCGAGGGCATCCGGATCACCTGCGCCGGCCGTCTCGGCGGCGCCGAGATCGCACGTACCGAATGGTACCGTGAGGGTCGCGTTCCGCTGCACACGCTGCGCGCGAACGTCGACTATGCCGAAGCGACTGCACACACCGCCTATGGCGTGTGCGGCGTGAAGGTGTGGATCTTCAAGGGTGAGATCCTCGGCCACGACCCGATGGCGCAGGACCGGCTGATGCTGGAGGCTCAGACCTCCGGCGTGCGTCCGGCCCGCGATGACCGCCGCTAAGGACTAGGAAAATGCTGCAACCAAAGCGCACCAAGTTCCGCAAGGCCTTCAAGGGCCGCATCCATGGCGACGCCAAGGGTGGCACCGCGCTCAACTTCGGCTCCTACGGGCTGAAGGCGATGGAGCCGGAGCGGATCACCGCACGCCAGATCGAGGCGGCTCGCCGCGCGATCACGCGCCACATCAAGCGCCAGGGCCGTCTCTGGATCCGCGTGTTCCCGGACGTTCCGGTTTCGTCGAAGCCTGCCGAAGTCCGCATGGGCTCGGGCAAGGGTTCGCCGGAGTTCTGGGTCGCCCGCGTCAAGCCGGGCCGGATCCTGTTCGAGCTGGACGGCGTTCCCGGCCCGCTCGCGGCTGAGGCATTCGAGCGTGCAGCGATGAAGCTGCCGATCGCGGTCAAGGTCGTTGCCCGTCTGGGCGACACCTCGCACCTGGAGGGTTGAAAATGACCAAGGCAACCGATCTGCGCGCCAAGAGCGACGATCAGCTGACCGAGGAGCTGGGCAACCTGAAGCGTGAGGCGTTCAACCTCCGCTTCCAGGCTGCGACCAGCCAGATGGAAAAGCCGAGCCGCGTCAAGGAAGTCCGTCGCGACATCGCACGGATCAAGACGCTGCAGAGCGAGCGCACGCGCTCGCAGGCCAAGTAAGGGACGACTGACATGCCGAAGCGCGTGCTGACCGGGACGGTCGTCTCGGACAAGACCGACAAGACGGTGGTGGTGAAGGTGGAGCGCAAGGTGAAGCACGCGCTCTACGGCAAGATCATCCGCCGTTCGAAGAAGTACCATGCCCATGACGAGGGCAACGAGTACCGCGAGGGCGAGACCGTGCGCATCGAAGAGACCGCGCCGATCTCCAAGCTCAAGACCTGGAAGGTCGTGGACCGCGTGAACACCCACGCGACCCCGGCCCAGGTGGCGGCGGAGGCCTAAGGGCCTCCACCTCCGGCCTTTCGGGGCCGGAAAACGGGAATTGGGGCAGGGGCTTGCGTTCCTCCCCAGGGACGGCTAGTTGGCCGCTCCCCCTGGCGCGGTTGCCCGCGCCGGGGGTTCGTTTTTGAAGGCGGGCGCCGGTCGGAATCGGGCCCATAGAGAAGGAAGCGCATCATGATTCAGATGCAGTCCAATCTCGACGTCGCAGACAACAGCGGCGCGAAGCGGGTGCAGTGCATCAAAGTGCTGGGCGGCTCCAAGCGCCGCACGGCAGGTGTGGGCGACGTCATCGTCGTCTCCATCAAGGAGGCCGCACCCCGCGGCCGCGTGAAGAAGGGTGACGTGCACCGCGCCGTCATCGTTCGGACCGCCAAGGACATCCGTCGCACCGACGGTTCGGTGATCCGTTTCGACGGCAACGCCGCGGTGCTGGTCAACAAGAACGAGGAGCCGATCGGCACCCGTATCTTTGGCCCGGTGGTTCGCGAGCTGCGTTCGCGCGGCTTCATGAAGATCATCTCGC encodes:
- the rpsC gene encoding 30S ribosomal protein S3; this encodes MGQKSNPIGLRLQINRTWDSRWFAEGHDYGRLLLEDLKIRKYITETLPQAAISKVVIERPAKLCRVSIYAARPGVIIGKKGADIEKLRKKLAAMTSSDVSLNIVEIRKPEIDSKLVAQGVADQLERRIAFRRAMKRAVQSALRLGAEGIRITCAGRLGGAEIARTEWYREGRVPLHTLRANVDYAEATAHTAYGVCGVKVWIFKGEILGHDPMAQDRLMLEAQTSGVRPARDDRR
- the rplV gene encoding 50S ribosomal protein L22, yielding MSKQAAPRRVGEKEALAVATQVRGSAQKLNLVAGLIRNRSAGEAMNILAFSKKAMAVDVRKCLASAIANAENNHNLDVDALVVKEASVGKSITMKRFATRGRGKSTRILKPFSRVRIVVAEVEEA
- the rplP gene encoding 50S ribosomal protein L16: MLQPKRTKFRKAFKGRIHGDAKGGTALNFGSYGLKAMEPERITARQIEAARRAITRHIKRQGRLWIRVFPDVPVSSKPAEVRMGSGKGSPEFWVARVKPGRILFELDGVPGPLAAEAFERAAMKLPIAVKVVARLGDTSHLEG
- a CDS encoding 50S ribosomal protein L23, coding for MAKASKAVDVRHYDVVLAPHITEKSTLVSEQNAVVFKVAKTASKPEIKAAVEALFDVKVTGVNTIVVKGKTKRWKGEAYKRTDIKKAIVTLAEGQSIDVTQGTMA
- the rpmC gene encoding 50S ribosomal protein L29 — its product is MTKATDLRAKSDDQLTEELGNLKREAFNLRFQAATSQMEKPSRVKEVRRDIARIKTLQSERTRSQAK
- the rplB gene encoding 50S ribosomal protein L2, which encodes MALKHYNPTSPARRGLVLVDRSGLFKGRPVKALTEGKTKTGGRNNKGHVTSRGIAGGHKQRYRIVDFKRRLWDVEGTVERIEYDPNRTAFIALVNYGEIDGKQSLAYIIAPQRLGVGDKVIAGRKTDVKPGNAMELGQVPVGTIVHNVEMKPAKGGQIARSAGTYVQVVGRDKGMVIVRLNSGEQRYIRAECMATVGAVSNPDNQNQNLGKAGRTRWLGKRPLTRGVAKNPVDHPHGGGEGRTSGGRHPVTPWGKPTKGARTRHNKATDKMIIRSRHAKKKG
- the rpsQ gene encoding 30S ribosomal protein S17, producing MPKRVLTGTVVSDKTDKTVVVKVERKVKHALYGKIIRRSKKYHAHDEGNEYREGETVRIEETAPISKLKTWKVVDRVNTHATPAQVAAEA
- the rpsS gene encoding 30S ribosomal protein S19 produces the protein MARSVWKGPFVELSLLKKAEAAQEAGTRAGPIKTWSRRSTILPQFVGLTFNVYNGRKFVPVSVNEEMVGMKLGEFAPTRFFPGHAADKKGKR
- the rplN gene encoding 50S ribosomal protein L14, whose translation is MIQMQSNLDVADNSGAKRVQCIKVLGGSKRRTAGVGDVIVVSIKEAAPRGRVKKGDVHRAVIVRTAKDIRRTDGSVIRFDGNAAVLVNKNEEPIGTRIFGPVVRELRSRGFMKIISLAPEVL
- the rplD gene encoding 50S ribosomal protein L4; its protein translation is MKVKVQTLDAAESGDIELKDEVFGVEPRADILHRVVTWQLEKRRGTARGTRERADVARTGKKLGRQKGGGVARHGDRRAPIFVGGGKAHGARVRDFNPSLNKKIRALGLRMALSSHAKAGSLIVVDGLTVEDGKTKALTGNLSKLGFGKTALVIDGDAVETSFALAARNLRAVNVLPAGGANVYDILKHDTLVLTRAAVEKLEARFHG